In a single window of the Micromonospora sp. WMMD1155 genome:
- a CDS encoding LacI family DNA-binding transcriptional regulator translates to MTAAAHRPATLEDVARVAGVSRSTASRVIAGTGFASPSARELVAAAVDQLGYVPNPAARALVRGGGVRMVVAVLGTSAAVLDDPYVQQVVGSAARVCTPAGVGVALQWLPLGDPGGLAQLDDRSVCGVILVNTTEDLLEAVPRSLRGRVVSIGVGSASVPSFDVDNVAGSGAVLRHLYATGRRRIAMVAGPRWLPCAQRPVETYRRLMRQAGLPERVLPGDFTASCGRAAADAALRRWPDVDAIYAISDDTALGVIAGLRDAGVRVPDDVAVAGFDDIPLAGLTAPALTTASHPVRRIAAAAAAALLDGRPAAPVTLFPSDLVARASA, encoded by the coding sequence ATGACGGCAGCGGCACACCGGCCGGCAACTCTCGAGGACGTCGCGCGGGTCGCCGGGGTGTCCCGGTCCACCGCGTCGCGGGTGATCGCCGGCACGGGGTTCGCCTCGCCGTCGGCCCGGGAGCTGGTCGCGGCGGCGGTCGACCAGCTCGGCTACGTACCCAATCCGGCGGCCCGGGCACTGGTGCGCGGTGGCGGCGTACGGATGGTCGTGGCGGTGCTGGGCACCAGCGCGGCGGTGCTGGACGACCCGTACGTGCAGCAGGTCGTCGGTTCGGCCGCGCGGGTGTGCACGCCCGCCGGTGTCGGCGTGGCGTTGCAGTGGCTGCCGCTCGGCGACCCGGGCGGGCTGGCCCAGCTCGACGATCGCAGCGTGTGCGGGGTCATCCTGGTCAATACCACCGAGGACTTGCTGGAGGCGGTGCCCCGGTCGCTGCGTGGCCGGGTGGTCTCGATCGGCGTCGGCTCGGCGAGCGTGCCGTCGTTCGACGTGGACAACGTGGCCGGGTCCGGGGCGGTGCTACGCCACCTCTACGCCACGGGCCGACGCCGGATCGCCATGGTGGCCGGTCCCCGGTGGCTGCCCTGCGCGCAGCGTCCCGTGGAGACCTACCGGCGGCTGATGCGGCAGGCCGGCCTGCCGGAGCGGGTGCTGCCCGGGGACTTCACGGCGTCCTGCGGCCGGGCGGCGGCCGACGCGGCGCTGCGCCGGTGGCCGGACGTCGACGCGATCTACGCGATCAGCGACGACACCGCGCTCGGTGTGATCGCGGGTCTGCGGGACGCGGGTGTGCGGGTGCCCGACGACGTCGCGGTGGCCGGTTTCGACGACATCCCCCTGGCCGGACTGACCGCCCCGGCGCTGACCACGGCCAGCCACCCGGTGCGGCGGATCGCCGCCGCCGCGGCCGCCGCCCTGCTGGACGGACGACCGGCCGCGCCGGTGACCCTCTTCCCGTCCGACCTGGTGGCCCGGGCCAGCGCCTGA
- a CDS encoding FAD-dependent oxidoreductase produces the protein MDDSHAVVVGGGIGGLSAALALHRRGWRVTVLERAAELREVGAGLSLMANAVRGLDALGLGPALRDGGHAEAPGGIRDRHGRWLSRVDAGEMVRQLGTTALGVHRATLHRTLREALPAASLHTDATVEHVETDPDQAEVRYRRPDGSHTLRADLVVGADGLRSRVRAQLWPRHPGPVYAGSTAWRAAIEFPDPVPAAITWGPGAEFGMVPIGDGRLYWYAAVNAPPGGHAPDELAAVRERFGDWHAPIPALMAATPPGVVLRNDIHHLAVPLPTYVRGRVALLGDAAHAMTPNLGQGAGQAIEDAVVLGAVCADGAATVPAALAAYDEQRRPRSQSVARASFTAGRFGQQLRNPLAVAVRDGALRLTPARAALRSMARYADWRPPAG, from the coding sequence ATGGACGACTCACACGCGGTGGTGGTGGGGGGCGGCATCGGCGGGTTGAGCGCCGCCCTCGCCCTGCACCGGCGCGGCTGGCGGGTCACCGTGCTGGAACGCGCCGCCGAGCTGCGCGAGGTCGGCGCCGGCTTGAGCCTGATGGCCAACGCCGTACGGGGGCTGGACGCCCTCGGCCTCGGCCCGGCCCTGCGCGACGGCGGGCACGCCGAGGCACCCGGCGGGATCCGCGACCGGCACGGGCGGTGGCTGTCCCGGGTGGACGCCGGCGAGATGGTCCGACAGTTGGGCACCACGGCGCTCGGCGTGCACCGGGCCACGCTGCACCGCACCCTGCGCGAGGCCCTGCCCGCCGCGTCCCTGCACACCGACGCCACCGTGGAGCACGTCGAGACCGACCCGGACCAGGCCGAGGTCCGCTACCGGCGGCCCGACGGCTCGCACACCCTCCGCGCCGACCTGGTGGTCGGGGCCGACGGCCTCCGCAGCCGGGTCCGCGCCCAGCTGTGGCCGCGACACCCCGGCCCGGTGTACGCGGGCTCGACCGCCTGGCGGGCGGCCATCGAGTTTCCCGACCCGGTCCCGGCCGCCATCACCTGGGGACCGGGCGCCGAGTTCGGCATGGTGCCGATCGGCGACGGGCGGCTCTACTGGTACGCCGCGGTGAACGCGCCACCCGGCGGCCACGCCCCCGACGAGTTGGCGGCTGTGCGGGAGCGCTTCGGCGACTGGCACGCCCCCATCCCGGCGCTGATGGCGGCGACCCCACCCGGAGTCGTCCTGCGCAACGACATCCATCACCTGGCCGTGCCGCTGCCCACGTACGTGCGGGGACGCGTCGCGCTCCTCGGCGACGCCGCCCACGCCATGACACCCAACCTCGGGCAGGGCGCCGGGCAGGCCATCGAGGACGCGGTGGTGCTGGGTGCCGTCTGCGCCGACGGCGCCGCCACGGTGCCCGCCGCGCTGGCCGCGTACGACGAGCAGCGTCGGCCGCGCAGTCAGAGCGTCGCCCGGGCCTCCTTCACCGCCGGCCGTTTCGGTCAGCAACTGCGCAACCCACTGGCCGTCGCGGTCCGGGACGGCGCGTTGCGGCTCACCCCGGCCCGAGCCGCCCTGCGGAGCATGGCCCGCTACGCCGACTGGAGACCTCCGGCGGGCTGA
- a CDS encoding phage tail sheath subtilisin-like domain-containing protein — MPSYFSPGIYVEEVPSGARPIGPASTSIAAFVGVAPDRSAHLGKAVPVNNWTEFLRLFAGGERVESTPLARAVFGFLDNGGARCWVVNVGEGGAITGTGQKRGGLQLLEAVDEISIIAAPGFHDPVSHEALLSMAERTRTMVAICDPAPDIDDISALTRVATPSSGKPPKPDGGTGGGAGGSGGGSAQPGGSGGHEGAAYRPRQSEFGAFYYPWLRVRDPISGELELTPPSGHLAGIWARTDALRGVHKAPANEPVRGAVDLGYLVTRPEHDVLNPKGVNVIRYFAGEGIRVWGARTLAAEASEWRYLNVRRLSIAIEQAIANGTRWMVFEPNDFTLWRSIRRDIGAFLTRVWRDGALLGRSPEEAFFVKCDEETNPPDVRDAGMVIAHIGIAVVKPAEFVVFKLSQWAGGTETETIGG, encoded by the coding sequence ATGCCCAGCTACTTCTCCCCCGGCATCTATGTCGAGGAGGTCCCCAGCGGCGCCCGACCGATCGGCCCGGCGAGCACCAGCATCGCCGCGTTCGTCGGCGTCGCCCCGGACCGCTCCGCCCACCTGGGCAAGGCGGTGCCGGTCAACAACTGGACGGAGTTCCTGCGGCTCTTCGCCGGTGGTGAGCGGGTGGAGAGCACTCCGCTGGCCCGGGCGGTGTTCGGCTTCCTGGACAACGGGGGCGCCCGCTGCTGGGTGGTCAACGTCGGCGAGGGCGGCGCGATCACCGGCACCGGGCAGAAACGCGGTGGCCTGCAACTGCTGGAAGCCGTCGACGAGATCTCCATCATCGCCGCCCCCGGCTTCCACGACCCGGTGTCGCACGAGGCGCTGCTGAGCATGGCCGAACGCACCCGCACCATGGTGGCGATCTGCGATCCGGCACCGGACATCGACGACATCTCCGCGTTGACCCGGGTCGCCACACCGTCCTCCGGCAAACCCCCCAAGCCCGACGGGGGTACGGGCGGCGGCGCGGGCGGCTCCGGCGGCGGCTCGGCCCAGCCGGGCGGCTCCGGCGGGCACGAGGGGGCGGCGTACCGGCCACGGCAGTCGGAGTTCGGTGCCTTCTACTACCCGTGGCTGCGGGTACGCGACCCGATCAGCGGCGAGTTGGAGCTGACGCCGCCGAGCGGGCACCTGGCGGGCATCTGGGCCCGCACCGACGCCCTGCGCGGCGTGCACAAGGCACCGGCCAACGAACCCGTACGCGGCGCCGTCGACCTGGGCTACCTGGTCACCCGACCGGAACACGACGTGCTCAACCCCAAGGGCGTCAACGTGATCCGGTACTTCGCCGGCGAGGGCATCCGCGTCTGGGGCGCCCGTACGCTCGCCGCCGAGGCCAGCGAGTGGCGCTACCTCAACGTACGGCGGCTGAGCATCGCCATCGAACAGGCCATCGCCAACGGCACCCGGTGGATGGTGTTCGAGCCCAACGACTTCACCCTCTGGCGCTCGATCCGGCGTGACATCGGGGCGTTCCTCACCCGGGTCTGGCGCGACGGCGCGCTGCTGGGGCGCAGCCCCGAGGAGGCGTTCTTCGTCAAGTGCGACGAGGAGACCAACCCGCCCGACGTACGCGACGCCGGCATGGTCATCGCCCACATCGGCATCGCCGTCGTCAAGCCCGCCGAGTTCGTGGTGTTCAAGCTGAGCCAGTGGGCCGGCGGCACCGAGACCGAGACGATCGGAGGCTGA
- a CDS encoding glycine zipper family protein translates to MVFGILSAAVQVVLGALFGFLAGGPIGLLIGAAVGTLVGAVFGWAVASAGVYAPDARGIFLFVVDHTWSLLNTVVGAVYLAAHLIFGHSLDRPTSAGSGRVCVVEGVSPRYATTIGTVCAGASSSIQRHEDVHIFQGRLLGPFYIPLVLANYVLFTIAPVWLLYHDHTNAPINRFTRYFEIGVYPHVWNEAIAYRIQGTPPR, encoded by the coding sequence ATGGTCTTCGGAATCCTCAGCGCGGCGGTCCAGGTCGTTCTCGGCGCTCTCTTCGGCTTCCTCGCCGGTGGCCCGATCGGGCTGCTGATCGGCGCGGCCGTCGGCACGCTGGTCGGCGCGGTCTTCGGCTGGGCGGTGGCCTCCGCCGGGGTGTACGCGCCGGACGCGCGCGGCATCTTCCTCTTCGTCGTCGACCACACCTGGAGCCTGCTCAACACGGTCGTCGGGGCCGTCTACCTGGCCGCACACCTGATCTTCGGGCACTCGCTGGACCGGCCCACCTCGGCCGGCAGCGGGCGGGTCTGCGTGGTGGAGGGGGTCTCGCCCCGCTACGCCACCACCATCGGCACCGTCTGCGCCGGCGCCAGCTCGAGCATCCAACGGCACGAGGACGTGCACATCTTCCAGGGCCGCCTGCTCGGGCCGTTCTACATCCCGCTGGTCCTGGCGAACTACGTGCTGTTCACCATCGCCCCGGTGTGGTTGCTCTACCACGACCACACCAACGCCCCGATCAACCGGTTCACCAGGTACTTCGAGATCGGTGTCTACCCGCACGTGTGGAACGAGGCCATCGCGTACCGGATCCAGGGGACGCCGCCGCGATGA
- a CDS encoding DUF3153 domain-containing protein: MNRRVNRGKALRVAVCLILLAALSGCMQLNMGLTVNADDTVDGQLLLTAQKQVLSARNKNVPAAFAELRQSIPALPAGEETIYQDDTFYGSQISYRRAPLAGFDTESVKLVRDGDLYRFTLPLDPKKYGGKVTQQNPQQQQAFLKLMSFEISVTFPGRVIDSNGTVNGRSVSWKVDANQDKPTELRAVAEAPPRPSASPAAAGDDSGFPWLLVGGGVLLLLLLAAVGVLLLRRRQPTAPAAPGPTPPGPPASAPGPG, encoded by the coding sequence ATGAACAGGAGAGTCAACCGCGGTAAGGCACTCCGCGTCGCGGTGTGTCTCATTCTGCTCGCCGCGCTCAGCGGTTGCATGCAACTCAACATGGGTCTCACCGTCAACGCCGACGACACGGTCGACGGTCAACTGCTGCTGACGGCCCAGAAGCAGGTGTTGAGCGCGCGGAACAAGAACGTCCCGGCCGCCTTCGCGGAGCTGCGGCAGAGCATTCCCGCGCTGCCGGCCGGAGAAGAGACCATTTACCAGGACGACACTTTCTACGGCTCGCAGATCAGTTACCGCAGGGCGCCGCTGGCCGGTTTCGACACGGAGAGCGTGAAACTGGTCCGGGACGGCGATCTCTACCGTTTCACACTGCCACTGGACCCGAAGAAATACGGCGGAAAGGTCACGCAGCAGAATCCGCAGCAACAGCAGGCGTTCCTCAAGCTCATGTCGTTCGAGATCTCGGTGACATTTCCCGGCCGCGTGATCGACAGCAACGGCACTGTCAACGGCCGTTCGGTGAGCTGGAAGGTCGACGCCAACCAGGACAAGCCGACCGAGCTGCGGGCCGTGGCCGAGGCGCCACCTCGACCCTCCGCCTCGCCGGCCGCCGCCGGCGACGACAGCGGGTTCCCCTGGTTGCTGGTCGGTGGCGGCGTACTCCTTCTGCTGCTGCTCGCCGCGGTGGGCGTACTCCTCTTGCGCCGCCGTCAGCCCACCGCGCCGGCTGCGCCCGGGCCGACCCCGCCGGGCCCGCCCGCCAGCGCCCCGGGGCCCGGCTGA
- a CDS encoding aldo/keto reductase, whose translation MPTDEITAAAAGTWTLGDRTVRRMGFGSMRITADPDPARAVALLRRAVELGVDHIDTAAFYVSPGGTLRVGTGPARYATELIRAALAPYPEDLVIATKVGFGYDPEAGFTEAFTPAQLRAQVEENLRRLGRDHLDVVNLRLGRGPGEVPPADRFGALADLRAAGLIRHLGLSNVRPEQLDEVAGIAPVVCVQNNYGVDAYREQDDVVRLCGERGIAYVPFFALAGTGREAGASAAQTAAVEAVARAHGVNGHQVRLAWTLHQGPHVLAIPGTADPHHLEQNIAAGALRLTPEDLTRLS comes from the coding sequence ATGCCAACCGACGAGATCACCGCCGCAGCGGCGGGCACCTGGACACTGGGCGACCGCACCGTGCGCCGGATGGGCTTCGGTTCCATGCGGATCACCGCCGACCCCGACCCGGCCCGGGCCGTCGCGCTGCTGCGCCGCGCCGTCGAGCTGGGCGTCGACCACATCGACACGGCCGCGTTCTACGTCTCGCCCGGCGGAACCCTGCGGGTCGGTACCGGCCCGGCCCGCTACGCCACCGAGCTGATCCGCGCGGCGCTCGCCCCGTACCCCGAGGATCTGGTCATCGCCACCAAGGTCGGCTTCGGGTACGACCCGGAGGCGGGCTTCACCGAGGCGTTCACCCCGGCGCAGTTGCGCGCCCAGGTGGAAGAGAATCTGCGTCGGCTCGGTCGCGACCACCTCGACGTGGTCAACCTGCGCCTGGGGCGGGGGCCCGGCGAGGTTCCGCCGGCCGACCGGTTCGGCGCGCTGGCCGACCTGCGTGCCGCCGGGCTGATCCGGCACCTCGGGCTCTCCAACGTCCGGCCCGAGCAGCTCGACGAGGTGGCGGGCATCGCGCCGGTGGTCTGCGTGCAGAACAACTACGGGGTGGACGCCTACCGGGAGCAGGACGACGTCGTTCGGCTCTGCGGTGAGCGGGGCATCGCCTACGTGCCGTTCTTCGCACTCGCCGGCACCGGCCGGGAGGCGGGCGCGAGCGCCGCGCAGACCGCTGCGGTCGAGGCCGTCGCCCGCGCGCACGGCGTCAACGGGCACCAGGTACGCCTGGCGTGGACCCTGCACCAGGGCCCACACGTGCTGGCCATCCCCGGCACCGCGGACCCACACCACCTGGAACAGAACATCGCCGCCGGAGCCCTGCGCCTCACCCCCGAAGACCTGACCCGTCTCTCTTGA
- a CDS encoding carboxypeptidase-like regulatory domain-containing protein, translating into MSTDGRGPIETATAELASWLTSAVGEPVPVGPPRTDGDASGLTVWPLELRPARQTRSSGAVREPYRFTVRYLICATGPAGLPRLDRVLTAATTEGGYAVVLEAGDPPLWTAFGTAPRPALLIDVPAQVDHPTPSAPPVRQPLRLRQLGVHSLTGRVVGPEDQPLAAMRVELAATGSATRTDPDGRFLIVGVPHDPEHPGPVRLRLTGRGLVLTADVDPTEPDLVIVCAPPTH; encoded by the coding sequence ATGAGCACCGATGGGCGCGGTCCGATCGAGACGGCCACCGCCGAGTTGGCCTCCTGGCTCACCAGCGCGGTGGGAGAGCCCGTCCCGGTCGGCCCGCCCCGCACCGACGGTGACGCCTCCGGGCTCACCGTCTGGCCGCTGGAGTTACGCCCGGCCCGGCAGACCCGGTCCAGCGGCGCGGTCCGCGAACCGTACCGGTTCACGGTCCGCTACCTGATCTGCGCGACCGGTCCGGCCGGGTTGCCCCGGCTGGACCGGGTGCTCACCGCCGCCACCACCGAGGGTGGTTACGCAGTCGTCCTGGAGGCCGGTGACCCACCACTCTGGACCGCGTTCGGCACGGCGCCCCGCCCGGCGCTGCTGATCGACGTGCCCGCGCAGGTGGACCACCCGACCCCGTCGGCGCCGCCGGTCCGGCAACCGTTGCGACTGCGGCAACTCGGGGTGCACTCCCTCACCGGCCGGGTGGTCGGCCCCGAGGACCAACCCCTCGCCGCGATGCGGGTCGAACTCGCGGCCACCGGGTCCGCCACCCGCACCGACCCCGACGGCCGGTTCCTGATCGTCGGCGTCCCCCACGACCCCGAGCACCCGGGTCCGGTCCGGCTCCGGCTGACCGGCCGCGGCCTCGTCCTCACCGCCGACGTCGACCCCACCGAACCCGACCTCGTCATCGTCTGCGCGCCACCGACCCACTGA
- a CDS encoding FUSC family protein, whose protein sequence is MMRFRGLRTAGGRLRHGWRPVLEATVAATVAWLLATRLLGHPQPFFAPAAALIVLGQARGQRIRRAVEVVLGVAAGVLVADLVVQALGPGSTWTVFTVILLTVLLAVAFGATGVTLVQAAVSALYLVVVAPPDGTLVPFRFVDALIGGAVALAASLLVDARHPLAPLVAEVRRTFDELAGLLGGIADALGHGDEAAAVAALRRARGMDARVDGLRDGVLAAGEALRLHVRRRRHIGRLRSVDESVRQTDYAVRNVRVLARAGVTLSRLHTSTPPELGAALRSLAEAVRQAGAALAADLDGQAEVAVRHAARADESALAAVHTAGQLFGTAQTLPLAMIIGQVRATAIDLLRGVNPEDDAAVLARVDEALGLPAV, encoded by the coding sequence ATGATGCGGTTCAGGGGCCTGCGGACGGCCGGCGGGCGGCTGCGACACGGTTGGCGGCCAGTGCTGGAGGCCACCGTCGCGGCGACGGTGGCCTGGCTGCTGGCCACCCGGTTGCTCGGGCACCCGCAACCCTTCTTCGCACCGGCCGCCGCGCTGATCGTTCTCGGTCAGGCTCGGGGGCAGCGCATTCGTCGGGCCGTCGAGGTCGTCCTCGGTGTCGCCGCCGGGGTGCTCGTCGCGGACCTGGTGGTGCAGGCGCTCGGCCCGGGCAGCACGTGGACGGTCTTCACCGTCATCCTGCTCACCGTCCTCCTCGCGGTGGCCTTCGGTGCCACCGGCGTGACCCTCGTGCAGGCCGCGGTCTCGGCGCTCTACCTGGTGGTGGTCGCCCCACCGGACGGGACGTTGGTGCCGTTCCGCTTCGTCGACGCGTTGATCGGGGGTGCGGTCGCGCTCGCGGCCAGCCTGCTGGTCGACGCCCGGCACCCCCTCGCTCCGCTGGTCGCCGAGGTGCGGCGGACCTTCGACGAGCTGGCCGGGCTGCTGGGCGGGATCGCCGACGCCCTCGGCCACGGTGACGAGGCCGCCGCCGTCGCGGCCCTGCGGCGGGCGCGGGGCATGGACGCCCGGGTGGACGGTCTGCGTGACGGGGTGCTGGCCGCCGGGGAGGCGCTGCGACTGCACGTCCGCCGACGTCGGCACATCGGCCGGTTACGGTCGGTGGACGAGTCGGTCCGCCAGACCGACTACGCGGTCCGCAACGTCCGGGTGCTGGCCCGCGCGGGCGTCACCCTCAGCCGCCTGCACACGTCGACGCCGCCCGAACTGGGCGCCGCCCTACGGTCGCTCGCCGAGGCGGTCCGGCAGGCCGGCGCTGCCCTCGCCGCCGACCTGGACGGGCAGGCGGAGGTCGCCGTCCGGCACGCCGCCCGGGCCGACGAGTCGGCGCTCGCCGCCGTGCACACTGCCGGGCAGCTCTTCGGCACCGCACAGACCCTCCCGCTCGCGATGATCATCGGGCAGGTCCGGGCCACAGCCATCGACCTGCTGCGCGGCGTCAACCCGGAGGACGACGCCGCCGTCCTGGCCCGCGTCGACGAAGCCCTCGGTCTTCCCGCCGTCTGA
- a CDS encoding TetR/AcrR family transcriptional regulator, whose translation MTARTNRIALLTDAAIELIADGGMRALTHRAVDGRAGMPPGTTSAYLRTRQALIEAVVGRLADRDRADLAAYDLPTEPPPPTPGPRLDSAALDALAAGVAEVLDRWLSVGRSRTLARYACLLEAVHRPELRGILHHGIGQRVQARDLLARAGATDPDRQGDQFVAFVDGLLFDRLVGAGALTAPPPGSAASRADLGTAVRTLLRALTGS comes from the coding sequence GTGACGGCCCGGACGAACCGGATCGCGCTGCTGACCGACGCGGCCATCGAGCTGATCGCCGACGGTGGCATGCGAGCGCTGACCCACCGGGCGGTCGACGGCCGCGCTGGAATGCCCCCCGGCACCACCTCCGCGTACCTGCGGACCCGACAGGCGCTGATCGAGGCGGTGGTGGGGCGGCTCGCCGACCGCGACCGGGCCGACCTGGCGGCCTACGACCTGCCGACCGAACCGCCGCCCCCGACGCCCGGGCCCCGGCTCGACAGCGCCGCCCTCGACGCGCTCGCCGCCGGCGTCGCCGAGGTGCTCGACAGGTGGCTGAGCGTCGGGCGCAGTCGGACCCTGGCCCGGTACGCCTGCCTGTTGGAGGCGGTGCACCGGCCCGAGCTGCGGGGCATCCTGCACCACGGCATCGGTCAGCGGGTGCAGGCCCGGGACCTGCTGGCCCGGGCCGGGGCGACCGACCCCGACCGGCAGGGCGACCAGTTCGTCGCGTTCGTGGACGGGTTGCTCTTCGACCGGCTGGTCGGCGCCGGCGCGCTCACCGCCCCACCGCCCGGCAGTGCGGCCAGCCGCGCCGATCTGGGCACCGCCGTCCGTACGCTGCTGCGCGCCCTGACCGGAAGCTGA
- a CDS encoding phage tail protein, whose protein sequence is MPTPATPQQPGAPVDPYRAYNFRLLINGVTNGHFTEMTGLEVNIPGQPYREHGLGRMRMVPGQAEYEPVTLHFGLTASRELWDWVNATAQGTLNRRNVSVVLLDSVGTAEVLRWNLIDAWPTRWRGAHLNTLSHEIAIASLTLRYEGLELETGGAAAPAPA, encoded by the coding sequence ATGCCCACCCCAGCCACCCCGCAGCAGCCCGGCGCGCCGGTCGACCCCTACCGGGCGTACAACTTCCGGCTGCTCATCAACGGAGTCACGAACGGCCACTTCACCGAGATGACCGGCCTGGAGGTGAACATCCCCGGGCAGCCGTACCGGGAGCACGGCCTGGGCCGGATGCGGATGGTGCCCGGGCAGGCCGAGTACGAGCCGGTGACGTTGCACTTCGGCCTCACCGCCTCCCGCGAGCTGTGGGACTGGGTGAACGCCACCGCGCAGGGCACCCTCAACCGCCGCAACGTCTCCGTGGTGCTGCTCGACTCGGTCGGCACCGCGGAGGTGCTGCGCTGGAACCTGATCGACGCCTGGCCCACCCGGTGGCGTGGCGCGCACCTCAACACCCTCAGCCACGAGATCGCCATCGCCTCGTTGACCCTGCGCTACGAGGGCCTGGAGCTGGAGACCGGCGGTGCCGCCGCGCCGGCACCCGCGTAG
- a CDS encoding MFS transporter encodes MSAPTSRPVAPAAAPPSARAVLLARNGVAVTFTLNGLAVGSWFSRVPAVREALDLSAGRLGLLLLAMSVGALLAMPTAGLLAQRLGAARTVALATGVVAVGLTVAGLGATMTGSFAVVAVGLVAFGYGSGACDVAMNVEGAAVERRLGRTIMPRFHAGWSLGSVAGAALGAGAARFDVPVGTHLVAVAVVVLVGTVLAARTYLPLGVDPTGDPADATPAARRRAQLAAWREPRTLLIGLFVLVAAFTEGAANDWLAVAFIDGRDLSEAAGAAVFAVFVVGMTVGRTVGTIALDRWGRVPVLSGTIGLAVVGAGLAVLAGSGPVAVVGVALWGLGASLGFPVGMSAAADDEAHAAVRVSVVAVIGYTAFLGGPPLLGLLGDQVGTLRALLVVPLLLLPTLLLVPVLRPPHAVASASEN; translated from the coding sequence GTGAGCGCCCCCACCAGTCGACCCGTAGCCCCGGCCGCCGCACCACCGTCCGCACGGGCGGTGCTGCTCGCCCGCAACGGCGTCGCGGTCACCTTCACCCTCAACGGGCTCGCCGTCGGCAGTTGGTTCTCCCGGGTGCCGGCGGTCCGCGAGGCGTTGGACCTCTCCGCCGGCCGGCTCGGGCTGCTGCTGCTGGCGATGAGCGTCGGCGCGCTGCTCGCCATGCCCACCGCCGGGCTGCTCGCCCAGCGACTCGGCGCGGCCCGCACCGTCGCCCTGGCGACCGGGGTGGTCGCTGTCGGCCTGACCGTGGCGGGGCTGGGCGCCACGATGACCGGGTCGTTCGCCGTCGTCGCCGTGGGCCTCGTCGCCTTCGGCTACGGCTCCGGCGCCTGCGACGTGGCGATGAACGTCGAGGGCGCGGCGGTGGAGCGGCGGCTGGGCCGCACGATCATGCCTCGCTTCCACGCGGGGTGGAGCCTCGGCTCGGTGGCGGGAGCGGCGCTCGGGGCCGGGGCGGCCCGCTTCGACGTGCCGGTCGGCACGCACCTCGTCGCGGTGGCGGTCGTCGTGTTGGTCGGCACGGTGCTCGCCGCCCGGACATACCTGCCCCTGGGCGTCGACCCCACCGGCGACCCGGCGGACGCCACCCCGGCTGCCCGCCGTCGGGCGCAACTCGCCGCCTGGCGCGAGCCGCGCACCCTGCTGATCGGGCTGTTCGTGCTGGTGGCGGCGTTCACCGAGGGAGCCGCCAACGACTGGCTGGCCGTCGCGTTCATCGACGGACGAGACCTGAGCGAGGCCGCCGGCGCGGCGGTCTTCGCGGTCTTCGTCGTGGGCATGACCGTCGGGCGCACCGTCGGCACCATCGCGCTGGACCGGTGGGGGCGGGTGCCGGTGCTCAGCGGCACCATCGGGCTCGCCGTGGTCGGCGCCGGCCTGGCCGTCCTGGCCGGCTCCGGACCGGTGGCCGTCGTCGGCGTCGCGCTGTGGGGCCTCGGCGCGTCGCTGGGCTTCCCGGTCGGAATGAGCGCCGCTGCCGACGACGAGGCGCATGCGGCGGTGCGGGTGAGCGTCGTCGCGGTGATCGGCTACACCGCGTTCCTCGGTGGCCCTCCGCTGCTGGGCCTGCTCGGCGACCAGGTCGGGACCCTGCGGGCGCTGCTGGTGGTGCCGCTGCTGCTGCTGCCGACCCTGCTGCTGGTGCCGGTGCTGCGCCCGCCGCACGCCGTTGCGTCCGCCAGTGAAAACTAA